The stretch of DNA CGGCGCCGCTGGCTTGGATCCGTTCCAGCGCCTCTTGGTGTGGGTGACCGAAGCCGTTGCGTACCCCGCATGAGATCCCGACAAGCGCGGGAGCGACGTGCTGCAGCAGCTCTGCGCTGCTCGAAGTGCGGCTGCCGTGGTGCCCAGCCTTCAGCCAGTCCGCCTGGAGGTCGCCGCCGTGTTGCTCGAGGAGCTGCGCTTCTTGGGCCGCCTCTGCGTCACCCGTGAACAGAAAGCGGCGTTTGCCGACGCTCAGGCGGAGCACGATGGAGTTGTCGTTTGCGTCGAGCTCCGGGGAGCCGGGACAGGGACCCAAGACTTCCAGCAAGTAGCCGCGATCGGGGTGCCCTCCAGCGGGGTAGCGTGCGCATAGTTCCTCCGCGTGACGGACCCGCGGGCCGCTGCGTAGCAAGCGTTCGTAGGTCTTGCCGCCGGGAAACGAACTGTCCCAAATCTCGGCGACTTGAGCTTCTTGGAGCACGCTGGGCAAGCCTCCGTAGTGGTCGGGATGTGGGTGCGTGATGAGCACCACGTCCACGCGGCGTCGCCGCCGGGCTCGGAGCACTGGCAAGATCACGCGCCGACCAGGGTCGAATCCGGCCTCTGGCTGAGCTGAACCACCGCCATCGATCAGCATGAGCTTGCCATCAGGCAGATCGACCAGTGCGCTGTCGCCCTGGCCCACATCGAGCTGGGCGATGCGTAGCTCGCCGCGAGGACGGGACTGATAGCGAGCCAGTGCTTCCGCACCCACGCTGCCCAGCACCAGTGCAGCTACCCAAAGCCAGGTCGCGCGCCAGCGCCTCCGCCACGCGGCGAGCAACGCGCCGAGCCCGGTGCAGCCCAACACCCAGAGGTGCGCTGCGGTGGGCGGCGGAACCGCGAAGGCCATGCTACGAGCCGCGGCGCTCCAGTGGGCCACTTGGCGCACCACGAGCAGCGCGCCACCCGCTGCCTTCGCCATGCCTTGCTCCAGCACCGGAACTGGTGCCGCGAGGATATGAGCCAGGCAAAGGGGTAAGGCGATGATCTCACCCAGCGGGGCCGCGACCACATTTGCCAGGATCCCCGCCAGCGTCAGATCCGGGCTCAGCACCGCCAAGAGCGGCGCGCAGGGCAACATCGAGCCGACCGTGGCCATGATCGAAGCCGCCAAATAGCCGATGACCTTGCTCTTCTTGGTGATGCTCCAGGTCTCTGCCCAGGCCAGCGCCGGGGAACCAATGCAGACCAAGCCGACAGTCGCCGCAGCGGAGAGCAAGAACGACACGTCGTAGCAGACCAGCGGATCGACCAGCGCGCCCGCTACGAAAGACCAGCCGAGGCTACGCGCTGGCCCCGCACGTCGCTCCAGGGCGCGCGCCGCGAACACCGCACACAGCATGAAGGCGGCGCGCCAGGCAGATCCGCTGCCACCGGCGTAATCGGCGTAGGCAAGCGCCAGCGGGCAACCAATCAGCGCGGCGATGCGACCACAATGATACCGTGAGGAAATGAACGTAAGCCGGGTGAGCAGCGCCTGTAGCGCCGTCACCAAGCTCACCACCGCGAACACCAAGTGCGTGCCGCTGACGGCGAGCAGATGCGATAGGCCACTCTTGCGAAACGCACTGTCGTCCTCGGCGTCCAAGTCGTTTTCACCCAACACCAAGGCGCGAGCCATCGGCGCCGCGAGAGGATCGAAGGTCTGGGTGATGCGCCGTCGCGCGTAGCCGCGCGCGCCGTCGATGCGGTGTCCAATGCCGCGGCCAGGTCGCTCGATTTCGAGAGACAGTACGGAGCCGCTCAGCGTCACTCCGCCTCGGGCGGCGCCTGGACGCGGATCCGGCAGCTCGAGGTTCCTCAAGATCTGCACTGGCGAGAGCTGACTCACGACGTGGATCTGGTCGCCGCGGCCGAGGCTGTCTGGCCCGCCGTATAGCCGCACCACCTGTGTGCGGGGCAGCTGCCTCGCGTCGCACTCGAGCTCGAGTCGTGCAGTGACTCCCAGGCGATCACCGCGCAGCACTGGAGACGCGATGACCTCGCCGTGGCCGATACAGCGTGACCCTGGCACCACCCAGGCGCGCGCCTCGTGCCACGCGCGATCGTAGTCGCCCAGCGTGAGCGATGCGCGAGCGGCCCCCAGCAGTACAAATGGGACCACTAGTGCGCGAGTCGGCCAACGGGTGTGACGCCAGGTGAGCAAGAGCAAGCTCAACACGGCGACGATGAGCCACCTCGGGTGAGTCACCGCAACGCCGCCCAGCGCGAGCGCGCCTCCCAGCATCAGCACCGGGTCGACGCGTTTATTTCCTTGAGGATTTGTTTTCGATGCGCTTGGAGCCTGTTGCAGCTCTAACTCACTGCGGCTCCCAGGAGTCATGGGTAGCAAGCTGCAAGATCGAGGCCGCTCGAGGATCACCCCGAGGAGCCGTTTGCCGCTGCTTCGAGGGGTGGCGGCCAACGGCGACTGGCGACACCCGCTAGCTGCTATGCTCGAGCGCGTGTTGGGGAATTGGGGGTGACGACCAAGCCAAGCTGCCCTTCAGCGTGCGCAGCTATCGAGTGCGCTTGGGGGAAACCCGCGGGGGCACGACGATTCACTACTTCGAGCGGGTGAGTCGGGTGTTCGTGATCTTGCCCATCGACTCGGGCAGCCACGCGCTGTGCACGGGGTACTTGGAGTACGACGTGCAAATGCACGACGGCGAGCTCCAGAAGGTGCTCGCCGTCTGCCAGTCGCTCGCGCCGCTGCGCTGACTACTGCCCTAGCTGGTCGACGTAGTAGCAGTTGGAGTAGTCGGAGCCTTCGAGCACCGGATTAGAGCCGATGCAGCCGAGACCACGATAGCCCACGTCGCGGTCTCCGGAGATGAACACCGTGGTGTGGTAGAGCGGCAGTAGGTCCCAACCGGCCCAGCTGAGTTCCGCTGCGGCAGGCTCCCCATCGTCGACCGTTAGATACTCGAGGTGGTTCTCAGAGCTGATGAACGAATTGCTCGGGTCACCAAAGGTGTAGTCACCGAGACCCTGGGGCGGACCGTCCGCAACATGTGCGGCGACCCTGATGTTATCCGCGCGGAAAGTGGCGTTCTGAATGCGGATCTGGCTGCCGCCGAAGCCTGGGTCGATCGGATCCGGGTCGACCTCAGGGATGACCCACATCTGGTCCGCCTCGTGGGAGTAAGGCACGCTGAGGAACGTGAAGTAGTGCCCGTCCCCGGTGGTGTTGATCGCCGGACCGCCCGCGGCGCAGCTGCCCGTCGCCTTGGTGAAGTAGAGCGGCTTCTGCTTCAGCGGCAAGTAGCGCGAGAGCTTGTCCAGGCCTTCAAACTGTTCTGGCTGATAGCCATTGGCCTCCATCAAGCCAACGGGTTCCCACGCAGGCTGCTCCCCACTGTCGTCCTGGTAGGCGACGCAGAAGTCACCCGTGGCTTCCTGACCTTGGACATAGCCGACGCGCACGTAGTACTCGGCCTGCGCGCACTCTGGGGTCGTGGTGTACTCACCGCAGTTACGCCCCACGCAGTTCCACTCGCCGTTTTCGCAGGTGCATTCCG from Polyangiaceae bacterium encodes:
- a CDS encoding DNA internalization-related competence protein ComEC/Rec2; translation: MTPGSRSELELQQAPSASKTNPQGNKRVDPVLMLGGALALGGVAVTHPRWLIVAVLSLLLLTWRHTRWPTRALVVPFVLLGAARASLTLGDYDRAWHEARAWVVPGSRCIGHGEVIASPVLRGDRLGVTARLELECDARQLPRTQVVRLYGGPDSLGRGDQIHVVSQLSPVQILRNLELPDPRPGAARGGVTLSGSVLSLEIERPGRGIGHRIDGARGYARRRITQTFDPLAAPMARALVLGENDLDAEDDSAFRKSGLSHLLAVSGTHLVFAVVSLVTALQALLTRLTFISSRYHCGRIAALIGCPLALAYADYAGGSGSAWRAAFMLCAVFAARALERRAGPARSLGWSFVAGALVDPLVCYDVSFLLSAAATVGLVCIGSPALAWAETWSITKKSKVIGYLAASIMATVGSMLPCAPLLAVLSPDLTLAGILANVVAAPLGEIIALPLCLAHILAAPVPVLEQGMAKAAGGALLVVRQVAHWSAAARSMAFAVPPPTAAHLWVLGCTGLGALLAAWRRRWRATWLWVAALVLGSVGAEALARYQSRPRGELRIAQLDVGQGDSALVDLPDGKLMLIDGGGSAQPEAGFDPGRRVILPVLRARRRRRVDVVLITHPHPDHYGGLPSVLQEAQVAEIWDSSFPGGKTYERLLRSGPRVRHAEELCARYPAGGHPDRGYLLEVLGPCPGSPELDANDNSIVLRLSVGKRRFLFTGDAEAAQEAQLLEQHGGDLQADWLKAGHHGSRTSSSAELLQHVAPALVGISCGVRNGFGHPHQEALERIQASGAEIWRIDDAGSLELNLVNGTLYYGGFAWGDRGRELPAQPPFAAKATP